The Burkholderia latens genome segment CACGATCGCCGCCGACACGGAGCCGTCCGGCGCGACGATCAGATCGCGCACGGTGCCGACTTTCTGGTTCGCGTCGTTGTAGACGGCCTTGCCGAGCACGCTCTTCTTCACGCTCCAGCCTTCGAGCAGCGCCTGCGATTGCTCGACGGTCACGCTGAGCGGCTGCGCGCCGGCGATCTGCGCGTGCGCGCTGACGCTCGATGCGAGGACGGTTGCTGCGATAAGGGTCTTGTAGAACTTCATGTGCGTTGCACTCCGGTTCGGTTGTTGTTGGCTCCGGGAACGAAGCGACGCGGGCGCAATGGCTGATCGGTGAGCGCCCCGCGCTTCGTCGGTCGCGTGGCGGCCGGCCGCGCCGCCACTGCGCGTGTGCATGACGGGCCGGTAGCGTCGGGCCACAGCGTGCAACACGCGGTTCATGGTAGCGACATTCGGCGCAACGTGCGTTGAGCGTGCAGCGTGGCAGGCGGGCCAGGACGGGGAAAGATCAACGATCGTGCGGATAAAGGCGCGTGCGAGGCGCGACGACAGGCGCTGCGGGATATCGATCAGCAGAACATCTGCGCGAGCGGGCCGTCGTTCATCTGCGCATCGAACTGCGCATCGAACTGCGCGGCGGATGCCACCCCGCCATGCAGCGAAACCGCGTCACGCATTGCGCGAATACACCCGGCGATGCCGCACCGCCTCGGCCAGTACGTCGAGCACCGGCAGCGTTTGCGCCCAGCTCAGGCACGCATCGGTAATCGACACGCCATACTGCAACGGCACGCCCGGCTTCAGGTCCTGCCGGCCGGCTTCGAGATGGCTCTCGACCATCACGCCGACGATCCGGTGCTCGCCCTGCGACAGCTGACGTGCGAGATCCTGCGCAACCTCGATCTGCCGCTCATGCGACTTGTTCGAGTTCGCATGCGAGCAATCGACCATCACCTGTTCGCGCAACCCGCTCTTGCGCAGCACGGCACAACTCGCCTCGACGTGCTCGGCGTCGTAGTTCGGCCCGTTCTTGCCGCCGCGCAGAATCACGTGCGCGTCGTCGTTGCCGCGCGTCTCGAAGATCGCGGCCATGCCCATCTTCGTCATCCCCATGAACGCATGGCTCGCGCGCGCGGCGACGATCGCGTCCGACGCGACCTGCACGCCGCCGTCGGTGCCGTTCTTGAAACCGATGGGGCAACTCAGTCCCGACGCGAGCTGGCGGTGGCTCTGGCTCTCGGTCGTGCGTGCGCCGATCGCGCCCCACGCGATCAGGTCCGCGATGTACTGCGGACTCAGCAGGTCGAGGAATTCGGTCGACGCCGGCAGGCCGAGCGCGTTGATGTCGAGCAGCAGCTGGCGCGCGGCGCGCAGCCCCTCGTTGATGCGGAAACTGCCGTCCAGCCGCGGGTCGTTGATGTAGCCCTTCCAGCCGACCGTGGTGCGCGGCTTTTCGAAGTACACGCGCATCGTGATCAGCAGATCGTCCTTCAGCGCATCGGCGGCGGCCTTCAGGCGGCGCGCGTATTCGAGCGCCTGATCGTGGTCGTGGATCGAACAGGGGCCGACGACGAGCAGCAGCCGGTCGTCGCGGCCGTGCAGGATGTCGCCGATCGCGCGGCGCGTGTCCTCGACAAGCGTCTGCGTCGCGGCGGGCACCGGCAGTTCGTCCTGCAGCAGCGCGGGCGAGATCAGCGGACGCACCGCGCCGATGCGGACGTCGTCGATGCGCGTGGTGTCCTGCGTCGCGTCGGCGCTGCCTACCTCGCGATCGTGGGCGGGATTGTCGAGGTTCTGCATGGGGGTTCTCCGGGGGACGTCTTGAATGTGTTGCGGGCTCGATTATGGCATTCGCGCGGTGACGCGCGGCGCGCCGCCGTCAGAACGCGCGACGAACGAACGGCGATCCGCACGGGCTCGCCGGGCATTCGGCGCGTTGCACGAATGCCGCACGCGCCGCACGTGCGGAGGGCGCGGGCAACCCGTCAGCTCGCGGCGCCCGGTGCGTCGACGTCGATGCCGAGTTCGGTCGCCATCCGCTGGACCAGCGCGTTCAGTCGCGCCACTTCGTCCGACAGCCGCTTCTGCTCCGCCTTCAGCGCCTCGAACTCGGACGGCGGAACGGAATCCGCGCCGCCGCCCGTATCCGCACCGGCGTAATCGGCAATGTTGACTTCGCCGCACATCAGATGCATCCAGCGGTTTTCCCGCGCACCGGGCGCGCGCGGCAGCCGGACAATGAGCGGCTGCGCCCGCGCGGCGAGTTCGTCGAGGAATGCCTCGACCGACGAAATATCGGCGAAGCCGTGCAGGCGCGCGCTGTTCAGGCGCAGCTCGGCGGCCGTCTGCGGGCCGCGCAGCAGCAGGATCGTCAGCAGCGCGATCGCCTGGCTCGGAATCCCGAGCACGCGGTTCATGTTGTGCTCGAAACGCGGCACGCGGCTGCTGCTCCCTTCCATCACGAGGCTCAGATGCTTGAGCCCGTCGAGCGCGGTCGTGACTTCGTCCTCGCTGACGTTCATCACCGGCGAACGCGCGGTTTTCTGGTTGCAGCCGGCCGTCAGCGCGTTCAGCGACAGCGGATAGGTGTCCGGCACCGTGTGCTGCTTTTCGACGAGCACGCCGAGAATCCGTGCTTCGAGGGGCGTGAGTTCGCGCAGGGCGCGGGGCGTGGGCGTATCCGGCGTGGTGTTCATGATGGCGTCGCAGCGTGCAGCGGGTGAAGGGAAACGGTCGCGGCCCGTCCGGCGTCGCGAACGGGCGAGCCATATGATAGCTCGCGACGTGCGGCACGATGCCGCTCGCCGTCAAGGCGCGCGCACTTGCCGCGGCCGGCCTTTCGTCCAACGATTCGCTGCGTGCAGCGTCGTGCGACGGTGCGGGCGTTCGGTGGTGCGGATGCTTTTTGCGTGCTCGTTGTTCGTTGTTCGTTGTTCGTTGTTCGTTGTTCGTTGCTCGTTGCTCGTTGCTCGTTGCTCGTTGCTCGTGCTCGTTGCTCAGTATCGCGTTCCCGTTTGCGCGGCGCGAACGGCGGCGCTACGATACGCGTTCGCCCGGACACGCGGCGCCCCGCGCGATCGCGTTCGCAGCCGACTCCGTCGCAGCGCATCAGCGGTCGTGCATGTCGTGCGTGCGTGCATCCGTGCCGCGCTCGCGTGGTCAACACGGCTCAACCGTTCAAACGCTTATCACCATGACTGCATCCTCGCTCACGCCGAACGTGCGCGCCATCGTCACTGGACACACGCGCGGCCTCGGCGCAGCACTCGCCGGACAACTGCTGCAACAAGGCATCGCCGTGCTCGGCGTGTCGCGCAGCCGCCATACATCGCTCGCCGCGCAGGCGGGCGGCCGCCTCGCCGAAATCGAACTCGACCTGTCGGACGCGTCGGCCATCGCGACGTGGCTCGCCGGCGACACGCTGCGCAGCTACGTCGACGGCGCGTCGATCGTGCTGCTCTTCAACAACGCGGGCATCGTCGACCCGATCGGGCCGCTTGCGGCGCAAGACCCGACGCTCGTCGCGCGCGCGGTCGGCGTGAACGTCGCGGCGCCGCTGATGCTGTCAGCGGCGCTCGCGCAGGTTGCGTCAACGCCGACCGAATGCCGGATCCTGCACGTGTCGAGCGGCGCCGCGCGCAATGCGTACGCGGGCTGGAGCGTCTACTGCGCGACGAAGGCCGCGCTCGACCATCACGCGCGTGCCGTCGCGCTCGATGCGAATCGCGCGCTGCGAATCTGCAGCGTCGCGCCGGGCGTTGTCGATACGGCGATGCAGGCGACGATCCGCTCGACCAGCGAAGCGAACTTCCCGATGCGCGAGAAGTTCGACCAGTTGAAGGCGAGCGGCGCGCTGTCGACTCCCGAGGCCGCCGCGCGGCAGCTGATCAACTACGCGCTCAGCGATGCGTTCGGCGCCGAGCCGACGGCCGACGTGCGGAATCTGCCGCCGGCGTAACCGGGCAGCGGCCCTCATCCACCGAGCCGCTTCGTCCAGTCCTCGACCCGGCGTTCCGTCCGGCGCTTTTCGAGCATCGTGCGCCAGCCTCGCGTCAACACCGGAACGTCGCACAGCGCGTCGAGCGCCGCCATGTCGAGCGTGCGCCGGTACAGCACGTCGAGCACGTCCGACAGCGGCCATTGCGGATACGGACGCTCATGCAATGTCAGCACATCGCCCGGCGCGACCCAGCCTTCGTGCAGCACGCGGTAGTACCAGCCGGTCCGGCCGCTTTCCTGCACGAGTGCGGCCATCCGCGGATGGTCGAACCGCGCATTGAGCTTCCAGCACGGCTGCCTCGACTGCGACGCCTGGAGCACGGCGCCGCCCAGCGTGAACACGTCGCCGAGACACACGTCATGCTCGGTCAAGCCGTGCGTCGACAGGTTTTCGCCGAATGCGCCCGGCCGCGCGAGCACGTCGCGCATGCCGATCTGCGCCGACCACCACGCATAGTGATCGTGCGCGTAGTGATGGACCGCCTTGTCGGCCCCGCCGTGATGCCGCGCATCGGCCTGACTATCGCCGGCAAAGCCGAGCGCGCCCAGCCACAGGCGCGCGTCGACCGGTTGCTTGTCGATCGCACTGACGTGCCGCGTGCCGGCCAGCGGCCCGCTGGTGCCGACGCGCACCATGCCGATGGCCGCCGCGATCGCCGGGCGTGCGTCGCCGCTCATGCCGCCACGCCGTCCGCCAGGGCTGCCAGCACGCGTTCGAGTTCACGCGTGCGTGCGTCGCCAAGCGGCAGCAGCGGCCGTCTCGGCTCGCCGGCGTCGAAGCCGCGCAGCCGCAATCCGGCCTTCACGGTCACCGGCAACCCGCCGCTGACGATGAACTGCAGCAGCGGCAACTGCGCGTGGAATACCGCGCGGGCGCGCGCGAGGTCGCCCGTGCGCATCGCGTCGACAAGCGCAAGCGGCAAATCGGCATTCAGGTTTGGCGCGGCCGTGCACCATCCGGCCGCGCCCGCCGCAAGCGCGGCCAGCGCCATCGGATTGCTGCCGTTGTAGAACGGGATCGTCCCGTCGCTCAACTGCGCGAGGCGGTGCATCCGTCCGATGTCGCCGGTGCTTTCCTTGACCATCGTCACGTTGTCGACAGCCTTGCAGATCGTCACGATCAGC includes the following:
- a CDS encoding MOSC domain-containing protein translates to MSGDARPAIAAAIGMVRVGTSGPLAGTRHVSAIDKQPVDARLWLGALGFAGDSQADARHHGGADKAVHHYAHDHYAWWSAQIGMRDVLARPGAFGENLSTHGLTEHDVCLGDVFTLGGAVLQASQSRQPCWKLNARFDHPRMAALVQESGRTGWYYRVLHEGWVAPGDVLTLHERPYPQWPLSDVLDVLYRRTLDMAALDALCDVPVLTRGWRTMLEKRRTERRVEDWTKRLGG
- a CDS encoding PRC-barrel domain-containing protein produces the protein MKFYKTLIAATVLASSVSAHAQIAGAQPLSVTVEQSQALLEGWSVKKSVLGKAVYNDANQKVGTVRDLIVAPDGSVSAAIVSAGGFLGVAAHDVAVPIASLDVRNGNIYLPGATKDALKATPAFQYAKVPAAPKPKKVDDKH
- a CDS encoding YceH family protein produces the protein MNTTPDTPTPRALRELTPLEARILGVLVEKQHTVPDTYPLSLNALTAGCNQKTARSPVMNVSEDEVTTALDGLKHLSLVMEGSSSRVPRFEHNMNRVLGIPSQAIALLTILLLRGPQTAAELRLNSARLHGFADISSVEAFLDELAARAQPLIVRLPRAPGARENRWMHLMCGEVNIADYAGADTGGGADSVPPSEFEALKAEQKRLSDEVARLNALVQRMATELGIDVDAPGAAS
- a CDS encoding 3-deoxy-7-phosphoheptulonate synthase; the protein is MQNLDNPAHDREVGSADATQDTTRIDDVRIGAVRPLISPALLQDELPVPAATQTLVEDTRRAIGDILHGRDDRLLLVVGPCSIHDHDQALEYARRLKAAADALKDDLLITMRVYFEKPRTTVGWKGYINDPRLDGSFRINEGLRAARQLLLDINALGLPASTEFLDLLSPQYIADLIAWGAIGARTTESQSHRQLASGLSCPIGFKNGTDGGVQVASDAIVAARASHAFMGMTKMGMAAIFETRGNDDAHVILRGGKNGPNYDAEHVEASCAVLRKSGLREQVMVDCSHANSNKSHERQIEVAQDLARQLSQGEHRIVGVMVESHLEAGRQDLKPGVPLQYGVSITDACLSWAQTLPVLDVLAEAVRHRRVYSRNA
- a CDS encoding SDR family oxidoreductase codes for the protein MTASSLTPNVRAIVTGHTRGLGAALAGQLLQQGIAVLGVSRSRHTSLAAQAGGRLAEIELDLSDASAIATWLAGDTLRSYVDGASIVLLFNNAGIVDPIGPLAAQDPTLVARAVGVNVAAPLMLSAALAQVASTPTECRILHVSSGAARNAYAGWSVYCATKAALDHHARAVALDANRALRICSVAPGVVDTAMQATIRSTSEANFPMREKFDQLKASGALSTPEAAARQLINYALSDAFGAEPTADVRNLPPA
- a CDS encoding dihydrodipicolinate synthase family protein, which translates into the protein MSILLQGVIAYPVTPFSADGCVDLNLLDALIERLIADGVHAIAPLGSTGESAYLSDSEWESVAAASIRAVRRRVPTVVGISDLTTAGAVRRARIAEQAGADAVMVLPVSYWKLGNDEIVAHYRAIGDAIGIPIMLYNNPATSGVDMSPELIVTICKAVDNVTMVKESTGDIGRMHRLAQLSDGTIPFYNGSNPMALAALAAGAAGWCTAAPNLNADLPLALVDAMRTGDLARARAVFHAQLPLLQFIVSGGLPVTVKAGLRLRGFDAGEPRRPLLPLGDARTRELERVLAALADGVAA